In one Bradyrhizobium sp. 4 genomic region, the following are encoded:
- a CDS encoding NUDIX hydrolase: protein MGSILFSITADMAKSSKLVAAKRGKVLLVRRRSDGLWMFPGGRKRARESDKDCLRREIKEELPKLKLGRISLWKEVTARNKRSGRKMSDAIFIAKGAKGRLAIGDKNEIDRAVWQKPRGIRLTPTSRYIRDRLFPRKRG from the coding sequence ATGGGCTCGATTCTGTTCTCGATTACGGCGGACATGGCGAAGTCTTCCAAGCTGGTCGCCGCCAAGCGCGGCAAGGTATTGTTGGTCAGGCGCCGGTCGGACGGCCTGTGGATGTTCCCGGGCGGCCGCAAGCGCGCGCGCGAGTCCGACAAGGACTGCCTGCGGCGGGAGATCAAGGAAGAGCTGCCCAAGCTGAAGCTCGGCCGGATCAGCCTCTGGAAGGAAGTGACGGCCAGGAACAAGCGCTCCGGCCGCAAGATGAGCGACGCGATATTCATCGCCAAGGGCGCCAAGGGCAGGCTCGCGATTGGCGACAAGAACGAGATCGATCGCGCCGTCTGGCAGAAGCCGCGCGGCATCCGCCTGACGCCGACCTCGCGCTATATCCGCGACCGCCTGTTTCCGCGGAAGCGCGGGTGA